Within Malus domestica chromosome 04, GDT2T_hap1, the genomic segment TCTTCTAAAACTTGAAGAAAGTTGGATTTCTAGCCCACTAGTTGATACAATAATACATTAACATGACATTTGGAATTAACGGACCCATTGGTGGTTATTGGATCTATTCTTTTGAAGTGAGAAAGATGTAAAATCAGATTAAATGGTTGAAATTGCCTGCTCAActgtttttcatttgtttgcTTAAAATTTTTACAAATGCTAAACATGAAAAGTAGTTAGTAGTTGGAGTTCGAAATTCTAGATTTTCACCTTTTTAGATTGTTAATTAAAGTTTCACATGTTATTTGACTCAAGATTAATGCACTCATAATAATTCATAATCAAATTCTAGATTTGAAGAGCTATTATTGATACTTTAAAATAGTGATCATACActcttcctaaaaaaaaaatagaaaataaccGTTAACTATTTTTTAGAGCATAATAATAATTTCCGAGATTTACTATTATTGTCAACATTGATTTGTTTGTGGTAGTGACAGTTCCCCCTCCTTTTTTGAATgccatatcaatttcaagggtCACCAAGAATCAAAGAATGGCAGAAAGTGGTCCCATCCTAGCTGCTTATAATAAAAATACTTGAACTGCAAGCTTTCTTCTTTAAAGTTGCACCAAATAGAAGCAAAAGAACCCCATCATTCTCACTCACGTATATCCCCACTCCCTTCAATCACATATCCAGCTATTTTTCCTCCCCTACCAAgcaaaatctctctctctctctctctctctctctctctctctctctctctctctccccccataTTTCACTATTCCTCTTATTTGCCAAGTAAAAGATGCACATTTTGTTAAGATGGCATTGTCTAGCCACCTTAAAACCACTCCCTTTCACCTAATTCTCCACTCTCATTTACTCACACTTTCAAACTATATATCCTCTCCCCTCCCCAGCTTATACACCAAAACCAAGTcacaaacatttaaaaaaaaaaaaattcaccaaaaaaagaggaaaaaagaaggaaaaagatgGCACCCCACTCTTTCTTCGTTTTGCTAGTCTTCTTCCTCTATTCATTTTCATCCAATATTTCAGCTCAGTCTCCGGCAGCAGCCCCCGCCCCATCCGCCACCAACGTGACTGCTGTCCTTGAGAAGGCCGGCCAATTCACCACTTTGATCAAGCTCCTCAAGTCCACCAAAATGGACGACCAAATCAACACCCAACTCAGCACCTCAAACCAAGGGATCACCATCTTTGCACCAACTGACAACGCCTTCTCCAGCCTCAAAGCCGGCACGCTAAACTCGATTTCCGAGCAGCAGAAGCTGCAGCTGGTGCAGTTCCATATCCTGCCATCTTTCTACTCTGCTGCACAATTCCAAACCGTGTCCAACCCTCTGCACACGCAGGCTGGGAACAGCGATGACGGGCAGTTCCCGTTGAATGTGACAACGTCAGGGAACCTAGTGAACATAACAACAGGGGTGGTGAATGCAACCGTGGCTAATACCATTTTTACTGACAGTCAGCTGGCTGTGTATGAGGTCGACCAGGTGCTCCTTCCTTTGAGCATTTTTGGCCCTGCAGCACCCGCTCCTGCGCCATCTAAGCCCGAAACAAAAGTTAAAGGTGCTGATTCACCTTCAGGGTCCTCGGATAGCGGCAGCACTGCTGATTCTTCTGCTGCAATGGGGCTGGAACAGCATGGG encodes:
- the LOC114824373 gene encoding fasciclin-like arabinogalactan protein 11, producing the protein MAPHSFFVLLVFFLYSFSSNISAQSPAAAPAPSATNVTAVLEKAGQFTTLIKLLKSTKMDDQINTQLSTSNQGITIFAPTDNAFSSLKAGTLNSISEQQKLQLVQFHILPSFYSAAQFQTVSNPLHTQAGNSDDGQFPLNVTTSGNLVNITTGVVNATVANTIFTDSQLAVYEVDQVLLPLSIFGPAAPAPAPSKPETKVKGADSPSGSSDSGSTADSSAAMGLEQHGIAEAASVGMIAILAAFLL